In Drosophila bipectinata strain 14024-0381.07 chromosome 2R, DbipHiC1v2, whole genome shotgun sequence, one genomic interval encodes:
- the Tsf3 gene encoding transferrin, producing the protein MHWLTLILVGLFASILSITQCVAVEPPDDGKLRVCVVESRGNYRKTPKFCPLLEAKSNIECVIGVDRLDCVRRIHKGTAHFGVLSSEDLVAARWASVEILVASELRSHESNFEYEIVAVVDNHADIHTVHDLRGARLCHPGYGLGNHWTEVLANYFESALVSKTCNPELTVTEDRIASTAKYFGPSCKAGPWVPDPKQDRILKARYPSLCQMCYDPLSCDQNDKHWGRRGALYCLTSGGGNVAWARLDDVRSHFGFSGISAQAAPSDYSFLCPDGHLQPINVTQPCIWVAKPWPVVAARRTHAAQIQRLVTGLSHDEPDSWQNALLSLLETYHVFTVPLDNVIAIDDYLDQATAFQSAYSFPECNPPRSIVFCTTSIIQHIKCSWLQEASQVYGVQPNIQCVRTMDVEQCLDDTKLRSTDVVLVDQEMRVRAQRDYNLVPLLYEFSTDMHDRYVTIAVVHKDAKFQSFKDLEGARACLPSFEGAAHLSVQETIVNATGKVHSLHSYFHRNSCLWDPEKGRKCPLHYQGDEGALRCLAEGAQVAFISSDMYKKYLSGNITSDWVARGKHKDFRLLCPYGGIERRSNFEFCYLHWTTRGHLMTHNSSLTRHNEIYNSLRDMDQLFGRKYKSDTRPFTLFGIFDKRNDVLFRDTTDGLLGLQELHRDNAKRVMEHIYDRYTNTQYYKNFEESGAEYSSFSCSLLLLFCLLFTIGRQFA; encoded by the exons ATGCATTGGCTTACATTAATTTTGGTGGGGCTGTTCGCCTCGATCCTATCAATAACGCAGTGTGTGGCAGTGGAGCCGCCGGATGATGGCAAAT TACGGGTTTGTGTGGTGGAATCGCGTGGCAACTATCGGAAAACCCCAAAGTTCTGTCCCCTGCTGGAGGCCAAGAGCAACATCGAGTGCGTCATTGGCGTGGACCGGCTGGACTGTGTGCGTCGCATTCACAAGGGCACAGCTCACTTTGGAGTGCTATCCTCTGAGGATTTGGTGGCGGCCAGATGGGCAAGCGTCGAGATCCTGGTGGCCAGTGAGCTCCGCTCGCACGAGTCCAACTTCGAATATGAAATTGTGGCTGTGGTTGACAATCATGCCGACATCCATACCGTGCATGATCTTAGAGGAGCTCGATTGTGCCATCCGGGCTATGGACTGGGCAATCACTGGACCGAGGTGCTAGCCAAT TACTTTGAATCGGCCTTGGTCTCAAAAACTTGCAATCCCGAGCTTACTGTGACAGAGGACAGGATTGCTTCCACAGCCAAATACTTTGGTCCCAGCTGTAAAGCAGGTCCTTGGGTTCCCGATCCCAAGCAGGATCGCATTCTTAAAGCACGCTACCCCTCACTATGCCAAATGTGCTATGATCCCCTCAGCTGCGATCAGAACGACAAGCACTGGGGGCGACGTGGTGCTCTCTATTGTCTGACCAGTGGTGGAGGAAATGTAGCTTGGGCTAGACTCGATGACGTGCGCAGCCACTTTGGG TTCTCCGGCATATCGGCTCAGGCAGCTCCTTCGGATTACAGCTTCCTTTGCCCTGATGGCCACTTGCAGCCCATCAACGTAACCCAACCCTGTATCTGGGTGGCCAAGCCCTGGCCCGTGGTGGCTGCCCGTCGCACCCATGCCGCTCAGATTCAGCGACTGGTCACCGGACTGAGTCACGACGAGCCGGATAGCTGGCAGAATGCTCTTCTCAGCCTTTTGGAGACATATCATGTGTTCACTGTGCCTTTGGACAATGTGATTGCCATTGACGACTACTTGGACCAGGCTACCGCCTTCCAGTCAGCCTACAGCTTCCCCGAATGCAATCCCCCGCGCTCCATCGTCTTCTGCACCACCTCCATCATCCAGCACATTAAATGCTCGTGGCTGCAGGAGGCCTCTCAGGTGTATGGGGTTCAACCCAATATTCAGTGTGTGCGTACCATGGATGTGGAACAGTGCCTGGATGATACAAAGCTGAGGAGCACTGATGTGGTCCTCGTGGATCAGGAGATGCGCGTTAGGGCACAGAGAGATTATAATCTGGTGCCACTGCTCTACGAATTTTCCACGGATATGCACGATCGATATGTGACTATTGCAGTGGTCCACAAGGATGCCAAATTCCAAAGCTTCAAGGATCTCGAGGGAGCCAGAGCTTGCTTGCCCTCCTTCGAGGGAGCTGCCCATCTATCAGTCCAGGAGACCATTGTGAATGCGACAGGAAAAGTGCACTCGCTGCACTCCTATTTCCATCGCAACTCCTGTCTCTGGGATCCCGAAAAGGGAAGGAAGTGTCCGCTGCACTACCAGGGCGATGAAGGGGCACTACGCTGTCTGGCGGAAGGAGCACAAGTGGCCTTCATCAGTTCGGATATGTACAAAAAATACTTGAGTGGCAACATCACCTCTGATTGGGTGGCTCGTGGAAAACACAAGGACTTCCGGCTCCTGTGTCCCTACGGAGGCATCGAAAGACGCTCGAATTTTGAGTTCTGCTACCTCCACTGGACCACCCGAGGCCACCTCATGACCCACAACAGCTCCCTGACTCGGCATAACGAGATCTACAATTCCCTTCGGGACATGGATCAACTATTTGGTCGGAAATACAAAAGCGACACTCGTCCATTCACCCTGTTTGGCATCTTCGACAAAAGAAACGATGTTCTTTTCCGGGACACCACGGATGGACTACTGGGACTCCAGGAGCTGCACCGGGATAACGCCAAGCGGGTAATGGAGCACATCTATGATCGCTATACCAACACTCAGTACTACAAGAACTTTGAGGAAAGTGGAGCCGAATATTCCAGTTTCAGCTGCTCACTGCTTTTGCTGTTCTGCCTATTATTCACAATAGGGCGACAGTTCGCCTAG